The Aureispira anguillae genome contains a region encoding:
- a CDS encoding enoyl-CoA hydratase/isomerase family protein has product MENKTEQGTVTVDIENKIATIEFFHPSHNSLPGKLLAKLANTITEVGQNDEVVVIILKSAGERTFCAGASFDELISIKDLETGHQFFMGFANVINACRKCPKVIIGRVQGKAVGGGVGIASAVDYCYATRYAAVKLSELAIGIGPFVVGPAVERKVGTSAFSQMAINATAWYSPDWAQQKGLFADVAETAEEMDTKIMLLATTLAKSNPEAQTLLKKVFWEGTEHWDTLLAERASMSGKLVLSDFTVKAINSFKAKA; this is encoded by the coding sequence ATGGAAAATAAAACAGAGCAAGGAACCGTTACGGTTGATATTGAAAACAAAATTGCAACCATAGAGTTTTTTCATCCATCGCACAATTCTTTGCCAGGCAAATTGTTGGCAAAATTGGCAAATACCATTACAGAAGTTGGGCAAAATGATGAAGTAGTGGTTATCATTCTAAAAAGTGCTGGCGAGCGTACGTTCTGTGCAGGAGCGAGCTTTGATGAGCTGATTTCTATCAAAGATTTAGAAACGGGACATCAATTTTTTATGGGCTTTGCCAATGTAATTAATGCTTGTCGCAAGTGTCCTAAGGTTATTATTGGACGAGTACAAGGCAAAGCTGTAGGTGGTGGTGTAGGAATTGCTTCAGCAGTAGATTACTGCTATGCTACTCGTTATGCTGCGGTCAAATTGAGCGAATTGGCAATTGGTATTGGCCCCTTTGTTGTAGGACCTGCTGTTGAACGCAAGGTAGGAACTTCTGCTTTTTCTCAAATGGCAATTAATGCAACGGCTTGGTATTCGCCAGATTGGGCACAACAAAAAGGTTTGTTTGCAGATGTTGCTGAAACAGCTGAAGAAATGGACACCAAAATTATGTTGTTGGCAACTACTTTGGCAAAATCAAATCCTGAAGCACAAACCTTACTAAAGAAGGTCTTTTGGGAAGGGACAGAGCATTGGGACACCTTATTGGCAGAACGTGCTTCTATGAGTGGAAAACTAGTACTTTCTGATTTTACGGTCAAAGCAATTAACTCGTTTAAAGCAAAGGCTTAA
- a CDS encoding acyltransferase family protein, producing MKIDYQARVYGLDVFRAIAILIVVMAHGRLIAGDMFEFMPFIPWVDGVELFFVLSGFLIGSILIKTMHREDGLSRSSLFNFWKRRWFRTLPNYYLILISNVLLVYFGILDGDLSEVNYKFFLFIHNFMDASFNFYWESWSLSIEEHLYLWLPISMLIIGRFLPVKHTFLIVTLLFILLPLCYRMSIANASVTSYHAWDIMFRKAVITRLDAIAYGVLAAYVKFFYPSFWQSSRNKFFVLGIIVSMIVIYIPRVYEHFYTQTFSFSVVSIAAMFLLPKADSIKSFKNNTIGQAVTYISVISYSMYLVNLSIVIQLLSKYLEPQSVEMLALRYILYWVITIVISAIIYKFYERPFLNLRDKF from the coding sequence ATGAAGATAGACTATCAAGCACGAGTTTACGGCTTAGATGTTTTTAGAGCGATTGCTATTTTAATCGTAGTAATGGCACATGGGAGACTTATTGCAGGTGATATGTTTGAATTCATGCCTTTTATCCCTTGGGTAGATGGCGTTGAACTCTTTTTTGTATTGAGTGGTTTTTTGATTGGTTCTATCCTTATTAAAACGATGCACAGGGAAGATGGTTTGTCACGGTCGTCTTTGTTTAATTTTTGGAAACGGCGGTGGTTTAGAACCTTACCCAACTATTACCTCATTCTTATTAGTAATGTGTTACTTGTTTATTTTGGAATTTTGGATGGAGACCTGAGCGAGGTTAATTATAAATTCTTTTTATTTATACATAACTTCATGGATGCTTCTTTCAATTTTTATTGGGAAAGCTGGAGTTTGTCGATAGAGGAACATCTTTATTTATGGTTACCCATCTCCATGCTTATTATAGGACGTTTTTTGCCCGTTAAGCATACCTTTTTGATCGTTACCTTATTATTTATCCTACTTCCTTTATGTTATAGGATGAGTATTGCGAATGCTTCGGTCACCAGTTATCATGCTTGGGATATTATGTTCAGAAAAGCGGTCATAACTCGATTGGATGCTATTGCTTATGGGGTATTGGCTGCTTATGTAAAGTTCTTTTATCCTTCTTTTTGGCAGAGCAGCAGAAATAAGTTTTTTGTATTGGGAATAATTGTCTCTATGATCGTTATTTACATACCTAGAGTCTATGAACATTTTTATACACAAACATTTTCGTTTAGTGTTGTTTCTATAGCCGCAATGTTTTTATTGCCCAAAGCAGATAGCATAAAATCATTTAAAAACAATACCATTGGTCAAGCGGTTACTTATATTAGTGTCATTTCATATTCTATGTATTTGGTTAATCTGAGTATTGTGATTCAATTATTATCCAAGTACTTAGAACCACAATCTGTAGAGATGTTAGCCCTTCGGTATATTTTATATTGGGTCATAACTATTGTTATTTCGGCTATAATTTATAAGTTTTATGAAAGACCTTTTTTAAATTTGCGAGATAAATTTTAA
- the paaZ gene encoding phenylacetic acid degradation bifunctional protein PaaZ produces MANKLDNYILGQWTPHDGAGITQYNAVTGDVLSTVNGDGMDFASILDYGRKVGNKNLRTMTFLQRGLMLKKLALFLHKNRKKYYPISYLSGATKTDSWIDIDGGIGTLFAYASLRKKFSDQPYYVDGEMVGLSKEGTFVGHHIMVPKAGVAVHINAFNFPIWGMLEKLAVNLLAGMPAVVKPAEQTSYLTQAMVKDIIASGILPEGALQLVCGSGIGILDTVNAQDVVTFTGSAHTGRMLKGLPHIINEAVTFNMEADSLNCSILGPDATPDTEEFKLFIKEVHREMTVKTGQKCTAIRRIIVPENLVEEVQFALSARLQKTTIGDPQVEGVRMGSLASHEQLNEVLKSAQLLSEENELVYGSFERDFEVIGADVNKGAFLAPMLFLNDSPFQKQQVHSIEAFGPISTIMPYKGIEEAIELANMGKGSLVSSITTYDDAIARQYVLGAATHHGRILVLNRESAAESTGHGSPMPLMSHGGPGRAGGGEEMGGLRGVKHYLQRTALQGTPTTLTHLTGVYQYGAKGIDHPVHPFRKHFEELKVGEQWITAKHTVTVADIVNFANVSGDHFYAHTDETALDGTIFEGRVAHGYWVLAKAAGLFVEAKKGPVLLNYGLDECRFTKPVYPGMTIGVKFTVKEKVDQEKKSEDDIAKGIVKFMVDVYDETGETCALATILTMVRKLDQDGEVIAVD; encoded by the coding sequence ATGGCTAATAAATTAGACAACTATATTTTGGGGCAATGGACCCCTCATGATGGAGCTGGAATTACACAATACAATGCTGTTACTGGAGATGTTTTGTCTACGGTAAATGGTGATGGAATGGATTTCGCTTCTATATTGGATTATGGACGGAAAGTAGGGAATAAGAATTTGAGAACCATGACCTTTTTGCAGCGAGGATTAATGCTTAAAAAACTAGCGTTATTTCTCCATAAGAACCGCAAAAAATATTACCCTATTAGCTACTTGTCAGGAGCAACTAAAACAGACAGTTGGATTGATATTGATGGTGGAATAGGAACCTTGTTTGCCTATGCAAGTTTGCGCAAGAAGTTTTCAGATCAACCTTATTACGTAGATGGAGAAATGGTGGGGTTGTCAAAAGAAGGCACTTTTGTAGGGCATCATATTATGGTACCCAAAGCAGGGGTTGCTGTACACATTAATGCATTTAATTTTCCAATTTGGGGGATGTTAGAAAAGCTGGCTGTTAATCTATTAGCAGGAATGCCTGCTGTGGTAAAGCCTGCGGAACAAACTTCTTATCTGACCCAAGCAATGGTTAAGGACATTATTGCTTCAGGAATTTTGCCAGAGGGAGCCTTGCAATTGGTTTGTGGTTCTGGAATTGGAATTTTAGATACGGTTAATGCACAAGATGTGGTCACCTTTACAGGGTCAGCGCATACTGGGCGGATGCTAAAAGGCTTGCCACATATCATTAATGAGGCGGTTACTTTTAATATGGAAGCAGATTCATTGAACTGTTCTATCTTAGGCCCTGATGCCACTCCTGATACAGAAGAATTTAAGTTGTTTATCAAAGAGGTACATCGTGAAATGACGGTTAAAACAGGGCAAAAATGTACGGCAATTCGTCGTATTATTGTACCTGAAAACCTAGTAGAAGAAGTACAGTTTGCCTTGAGTGCTAGATTGCAAAAAACAACCATTGGTGACCCTCAGGTAGAAGGAGTTCGCATGGGATCTTTGGCCAGTCATGAGCAATTGAATGAAGTCCTTAAATCTGCTCAATTATTATCAGAAGAGAATGAATTGGTTTATGGTAGCTTCGAGCGTGATTTTGAAGTGATTGGAGCTGATGTAAACAAAGGAGCATTCTTAGCACCAATGTTGTTCTTAAATGATAGCCCATTCCAAAAACAGCAAGTACATAGCATAGAGGCATTTGGTCCAATTAGCACAATTATGCCTTACAAAGGGATTGAAGAGGCAATAGAATTGGCAAATATGGGGAAAGGTTCTTTGGTAAGTTCGATTACTACCTATGACGATGCTATTGCTAGACAATATGTATTAGGAGCAGCAACGCATCATGGTAGAATTTTGGTCTTGAACCGAGAATCTGCTGCCGAAAGTACAGGGCATGGTTCTCCTATGCCTCTGATGTCACATGGAGGTCCTGGACGTGCTGGTGGTGGCGAAGAAATGGGTGGCTTGCGTGGTGTAAAACATTATTTGCAGCGTACTGCGCTTCAAGGAACACCAACTACTTTGACGCACCTAACAGGAGTATACCAATATGGAGCTAAAGGAATCGATCACCCCGTGCATCCTTTCCGCAAACATTTTGAAGAATTAAAAGTAGGAGAACAGTGGATTACTGCAAAACATACTGTTACGGTTGCTGATATTGTCAACTTTGCCAATGTTAGTGGTGATCATTTCTATGCGCATACAGACGAAACGGCTTTGGATGGGACTATTTTTGAAGGGCGTGTGGCGCATGGATACTGGGTATTGGCAAAGGCAGCAGGTTTGTTTGTAGAGGCTAAAAAAGGACCTGTTTTATTAAATTATGGTTTGGATGAATGTCGTTTTACAAAACCTGTTTATCCAGGAATGACCATTGGCGTTAAGTTTACCGTTAAGGAAAAAGTAGATCAAGAAAAGAAAAGCGAAGACGATATTGCAAAGGGAATCGTTAAGTTTATGGTAGATGTTTATGATGAAACAGGAGAAACCTGTGCCTTGGCAACCATCTTAACCATGGTTAGAAAATTAGACCAAGATGGCGAAGTAATCGCTGTTGATTAA